In the genome of Neofelis nebulosa isolate mNeoNeb1 chromosome 6, mNeoNeb1.pri, whole genome shotgun sequence, one region contains:
- the LOC131515241 gene encoding LOW QUALITY PROTEIN: nuclear transport factor 2-like (The sequence of the model RefSeq protein was modified relative to this genomic sequence to represent the inferred CDS: inserted 2 bases in 2 codons), whose protein sequence is MGDKPIWEQTGSGFIRNYYQLADNNRLQLGTICIDTSREGQQFLGQDAXVEKLSSXPFQKTQHGIAAQDHHPVPDSCIISMVVGQLKVGGDPIVGFHHTFLLKNINDAWVCSNGMIRLALRKLTSSPSQPGTLAVSSPSSS, encoded by the exons ATGGGAGACAAGCCAATTTGGGAGCAGACCGGATCTGGCTTCATTCGAAATTATTACCAGTTAGCTGATAACAACAGACTCCAACTAGGCACAATTTGTATTGACACATCACGGGAAGGACAACAATTCCTAGGGCAAGATG ATGTAGAGAAATTGTCTA CTCCGTTCCAGAAAACCCAGCACGGCATCGCGGCGCAAGACCATCATCCTGTGCCGGACAGTTGCATCATCAGCATGGTTGTGGGCCAGCTCAAGGTCGGTGGAGACCCCATTGTGGGGTTCCACCACACGTTCCTACTAAAGAACATCAACGATGCTTGGGTTTGCAGCAATGGCATGATCAGGCTTGCCCTGCGCAAACtgacctcctccccctcccagccaGGCACTCTTgctgtctcctccccctcctcttcctga